In one window of Pseudomonas benzenivorans DNA:
- a CDS encoding xanthine phosphoribosyltransferase, with protein sequence MEALKQKIREEGIVLSDQVLKVDAFLNHQIDPRLMQQIGHEFARRFAGQGISKIVTIEASGIAPAVMAGLELGVPVIFARKYQSLTLKDDLLTSKVFSFTKQTESTIAISAKHLGAADHVLLIDDFLANGHAARALIDLIGQAGASIAGVGVVIEKSFQSGRVDLDARGYRVESLARIGSLAGGTVSFLE encoded by the coding sequence GTGGAAGCACTGAAGCAGAAGATTCGTGAAGAGGGCATCGTGCTGTCGGACCAGGTACTCAAGGTCGATGCCTTCCTCAACCACCAGATCGACCCGCGGCTGATGCAGCAGATCGGCCATGAGTTCGCCCGGCGCTTCGCCGGTCAGGGCATCAGCAAGATCGTCACCATCGAGGCCTCCGGCATCGCCCCGGCGGTGATGGCCGGCCTGGAGCTGGGCGTGCCGGTGATCTTCGCCCGCAAGTACCAGTCCCTGACGCTCAAGGACGACCTGCTGACCTCCAAGGTGTTCTCCTTCACCAAGCAGACCGAGAGCACCATCGCCATCTCGGCCAAGCACCTGGGCGCCGCCGACCATGTGCTGCTGATCGACGACTTCCTCGCCAACGGCCATGCGGCCCGGGCGCTGATCGACCTGATCGGCCAGGCCGGGGCGAGCATCGCCGGGGTCGGCGTGGTGATCGAGAAGTCCTTCCAGAGCGGCCGCGTCGACCTCGACGCCCGCGGCTACCGGGTCGAGTCCCTGGCGCGCATCGGCTCCCTGGCCGGCGGCACGGTCAGCTTTCTGGAATAG
- a CDS encoding putative bifunctional diguanylate cyclase/phosphodiesterase has product MLDALLAEQEEPVWLWVASSWQDARQRYPNCSPDFVFSTPQCRPGGDQCPLLPILLLEHAPLEAPPGVQDWLARDSLNAEVLRRCLEYSRQRQSWQALIERDSLTGVVNRQAFQSQLHRRLQHNRGRGLLLGYLDLDNFKHANDSLGQRAGDQLIQQVVQRLEGVLTPQDCLARLGGDEFALLLDVSQSSARVEPTAQALMQALAEPYWVQGESLTLGCSLGLAYGRAGEDADRLLLHAHTAMQQAKHQDGCSYQLYDERISSQARRLADVESELRRALRRDELELHYQPRQDLVGGAIVGVEALIRWRHPQRGLLYPQDFIPLAEQSGLIVPLGYWVVDRALRDLRWLAERDLLLNLAINLSFSQFQDSQLLPTVRRLIENCGVEGRWLEFELTETAMMRRSDYVLDTMSSLGELGVRFSLDDFGTGFSSFVHLASLPISLLKLDRSFVSGMAVRPDQSRLVGAMIGLARNLGLEVVAEGVESEAELTLLQQFGCDQGQGYLISKALPLPELQRFLQGQPQRQEPLLSLSLG; this is encoded by the coding sequence ATGCTCGATGCCTTGCTGGCCGAGCAGGAGGAGCCCGTCTGGCTGTGGGTCGCCAGCAGCTGGCAGGACGCCCGGCAACGCTACCCGAATTGCTCGCCCGACTTCGTCTTCAGCACTCCGCAGTGTCGGCCGGGGGGCGATCAATGTCCACTGTTGCCGATCCTGCTGCTCGAACACGCGCCACTGGAGGCGCCGCCCGGTGTCCAGGACTGGCTGGCCCGTGACAGTCTCAACGCCGAGGTGCTGCGCCGCTGCCTGGAGTACAGCCGACAGCGGCAGTCCTGGCAAGCTTTGATCGAGCGCGATTCGCTCACCGGGGTGGTCAATCGCCAGGCCTTCCAGAGCCAGCTGCACAGGCGCCTGCAGCACAACCGCGGCCGCGGGTTGTTGCTCGGCTATCTGGATCTGGATAACTTCAAGCACGCCAACGACAGCCTCGGCCAGCGCGCCGGGGATCAGCTGATCCAGCAGGTGGTCCAACGCCTTGAAGGCGTGCTCACTCCCCAGGACTGTCTGGCCCGCCTGGGCGGTGATGAATTCGCCCTGCTGCTGGATGTCAGCCAGTCCAGTGCTCGGGTCGAGCCTACGGCCCAGGCCTTGATGCAGGCCCTGGCCGAACCCTACTGGGTCCAGGGCGAGAGCCTGACCCTGGGCTGCAGCCTGGGGCTGGCCTACGGCCGCGCCGGCGAGGATGCCGATCGTCTGCTGCTGCATGCCCATACGGCCATGCAGCAGGCCAAGCATCAGGACGGATGCAGTTATCAGCTGTACGACGAGCGTATCTCCAGCCAGGCGCGGCGCCTAGCCGACGTCGAGTCGGAGCTGCGCCGGGCGCTGCGCCGCGACGAGCTGGAGCTGCATTACCAGCCGCGCCAGGATCTGGTCGGTGGCGCGATAGTGGGGGTGGAGGCGCTGATCCGCTGGCGTCACCCTCAGCGCGGCCTGCTCTATCCTCAGGACTTCATCCCGCTGGCCGAGCAAAGCGGGCTGATCGTGCCGCTCGGCTACTGGGTGGTGGATCGCGCCCTGCGCGACCTGCGCTGGCTGGCCGAGCGCGACCTGCTGCTGAACCTGGCGATCAACCTGTCCTTCAGCCAGTTTCAGGACAGCCAGCTGCTGCCCACGGTCCGCCGGCTGATCGAGAACTGCGGGGTGGAAGGGCGCTGGCTGGAGTTCGAACTGACGGAAACGGCGATGATGCGCCGCAGCGACTACGTGCTCGACACCATGAGCAGCCTCGGCGAGCTGGGCGTGCGCTTTTCCCTGGACGACTTCGGCACCGGCTTCTCGTCCTTCGTGCACCTGGCCAGCCTGCCGATTTCCCTGCTGAAGCTGGACCGCAGCTTCGTCTCGGGCATGGCGGTGCGTCCGGATCAGTCCAGGCTGGTCGGGGCGATGATCGGCCTGGCGCGCAACCTGGGCCTGGAGGTGGTCGCCGAAGGGGTGGAGAGCGAAGCCGAGCTGACGCTGCTGCAGCAATTCGGCTGCGACCAGGGCCAGGGCTACCTGATCAGCAAGGCATTGCCGCTGCCCGAGTTGCAGCGTTTCCTGCAGGGCCAGCCGCAGCGCCAGGAGCCCCTGCTGAGCCTGTCCCTGGGGTGA
- the alr gene encoding alanine racemase → MRPARALIDLQALRHNYQLARDVAGAKALAVIKADAYGHGAVRCAQALEEQADGFAVACIEEALQLREAGIRAPILLLEGFFEAEELALIEQHDLWCVVHAQWQIEAIERTAVGKPLTLWLKMDSGMHRVGLEPAEYQAAYRRLLASGKVGKIVLMSHFARADELDCPRSEEQLAVFEQARQGLAAEISLRNSPAVLGWPSIPSDWVRPGIMLYGATPFEQEQALAARLQPVMTLESKIISVRELPAGEPVGYGARFVTERPTRVGVVAMGYADGYPRHAPTGTPVSIDGRPSRLIGRVSMDMLTVDLSDLPQAGLGSRVELWGRQVLASDVAIRAGSIPYQLFCNLRRVPLLYSGG, encoded by the coding sequence ATGCGTCCAGCCCGCGCCCTGATCGATCTGCAAGCCCTGCGTCACAACTACCAGTTGGCCCGCGATGTGGCAGGCGCCAAGGCGCTGGCGGTGATCAAGGCCGACGCCTACGGCCATGGCGCGGTGCGCTGTGCCCAGGCGCTGGAGGAGCAGGCCGACGGTTTCGCCGTGGCCTGCATCGAGGAGGCGTTGCAGCTGCGCGAGGCGGGCATTCGCGCGCCCATCCTGTTGCTCGAGGGCTTCTTCGAGGCCGAGGAGCTGGCGCTGATCGAGCAACATGACCTCTGGTGCGTGGTGCATGCCCAGTGGCAGATCGAGGCCATCGAGCGCACCGCCGTGGGCAAGCCGCTGACCCTCTGGCTGAAGATGGATTCGGGGATGCACCGGGTGGGCCTGGAGCCGGCCGAGTACCAGGCGGCCTACCGGCGCCTGCTGGCCAGCGGCAAGGTCGGCAAGATCGTGCTGATGAGCCACTTCGCCCGTGCCGACGAGCTGGACTGTCCGCGCAGCGAGGAGCAGCTGGCGGTGTTCGAGCAGGCCCGCCAGGGCCTGGCGGCGGAGATCAGCCTGCGCAACTCGCCGGCCGTGCTCGGCTGGCCCAGCATCCCCAGCGACTGGGTGCGCCCCGGCATCATGCTCTACGGCGCCACCCCCTTCGAGCAGGAGCAGGCCCTAGCCGCGCGCCTGCAGCCGGTGATGACCCTGGAATCGAAGATCATCAGCGTGCGCGAGCTGCCGGCCGGGGAACCGGTGGGCTACGGCGCGCGCTTCGTCACCGAGCGGCCGACCCGGGTCGGCGTGGTCGCCATGGGCTATGCCGACGGTTACCCGCGGCATGCGCCGACCGGCACGCCGGTGAGCATCGACGGCCGGCCCAGCCGGCTGATCGGCCGGGTGTCGATGGACATGCTCACCGTCGACCTCAGCGACCTGCCCCAGGCCGGCCTCGGCAGCCGGGTCGAGCTGTGGGGCAGGCAGGTGCTGGCCAGCGACGTGGCGATCCGCGCCGGCAGCATTCCCTATCAGCTGTTCTGCAACCTGCGCCGGGTGCCGCTGCTCTATTCCGGGGGCTGA
- a CDS encoding cupin domain-containing protein, protein MDVGVRLQSIRKLKGLSQRELAKRAGVTNSTISMIEKNSVSPSISSLKKVLAGIPMSLVEFFSLEMEQDNHTQVVYRAGELIDISDGAVTMKLVGKAHPSRAISFLDETYPVGADTGDEMYAHDGEEAGMLVEGRLELTVGSEVFILEPGDSYYFESSKPHRFRNPFDAPARLISATTPANF, encoded by the coding sequence TTGGACGTCGGTGTACGACTGCAATCCATTCGCAAACTCAAGGGCCTTTCCCAGCGTGAACTCGCCAAGCGCGCGGGCGTCACCAACAGCACCATCTCGATGATCGAGAAGAACAGCGTGAGCCCCTCGATCAGCTCGCTGAAGAAGGTGTTGGCAGGCATTCCCATGTCCCTGGTGGAGTTCTTCTCCCTGGAGATGGAGCAGGACAACCACACCCAGGTGGTCTACCGGGCCGGGGAGCTGATCGACATCTCCGACGGCGCGGTGACCATGAAGCTGGTCGGCAAGGCCCACCCGAGTCGGGCCATTTCCTTTCTCGACGAGACCTACCCGGTCGGCGCCGACACCGGCGACGAGATGTACGCCCATGACGGAGAGGAAGCCGGGATGCTGGTCGAGGGCCGCCTGGAGCTGACCGTGGGCAGCGAGGTGTTCATCCTCGAGCCGGGCGACAGCTACTACTTCGAGAGCAGCAAGCCCCACCGGTTCCGCAATCCCTTCGACGCGCCGGCGCGCCTGATCAGCGCCACCACCCCCGCGAATTTCTGA
- the dadA gene encoding D-amino acid dehydrogenase: MRVLVLGSGVIGTVSAYYLARQGFEVVVVDRQAAPAMETSFANAGQVSPGYASPWAAPGVPLKAIKWLLQKHAPLAIKATADIDQYLWMAQMLRNCTASRYAVNKERMVRLSEYSRDCLDELRAETGIAYEGRRLGTTQLFRTQAQVDNAAKDIAVLQQSGVPFELLDRDGIARVEPALAKVKDKLAGALRLPNDQTGDCQLFTTKLAEMAKQMGVEFRFGQDIQRLDFAGDRINGVWIDGKLETADRYVLAVGSYSPQLLKPLGVRAPVYPLKGYSLTLPIVDADMAPASTILDETYKVAITRFDDRIRVGGMAEIAGFDLSLNPRRRATLEMIVGDLYPQGGDLSQVEFWTGLRPATPDGTPIVGATSFRNLFLNTGHGTLGWTMACGSGRFLADLMANKRPQISAEGLDIFRYGKAQEAPKHVSPVPAH; encoded by the coding sequence ATGCGGGTTCTGGTGCTCGGCAGCGGTGTAATAGGTACGGTCAGCGCTTACTACCTGGCCCGTCAGGGCTTCGAGGTGGTGGTGGTCGACCGTCAGGCCGCTCCGGCCATGGAGACCAGCTTCGCCAACGCCGGTCAGGTGTCGCCCGGCTATGCCTCGCCCTGGGCCGCGCCGGGCGTGCCGCTGAAGGCCATCAAGTGGCTGCTGCAGAAGCATGCGCCGCTGGCGATCAAGGCCACCGCCGACATCGACCAGTACCTGTGGATGGCGCAGATGCTGCGTAACTGCACCGCCAGTCGCTACGCGGTGAACAAGGAGCGCATGGTGCGCCTGTCCGAGTACAGCCGCGACTGCCTCGACGAGCTGCGCGCCGAAACCGGCATCGCCTACGAAGGCCGCCGCCTGGGCACCACCCAGCTGTTCCGCACCCAGGCCCAGGTGGATAACGCCGCCAAGGACATCGCCGTGCTGCAGCAGTCCGGCGTGCCCTTCGAGCTGCTCGACCGAGACGGTATCGCCCGCGTCGAGCCGGCCTTGGCCAAGGTCAAGGACAAGCTGGCCGGTGCCCTGCGCCTGCCCAACGACCAGACCGGCGACTGCCAGCTGTTCACCACCAAGCTGGCCGAGATGGCCAAGCAGATGGGCGTCGAATTCCGTTTCGGCCAGGACATCCAGCGCCTGGATTTCGCCGGCGACCGGATCAACGGCGTGTGGATCGACGGTAAGCTGGAGACCGCCGACCGCTACGTGCTGGCCGTGGGCAGCTACAGCCCGCAGCTGCTCAAGCCGCTGGGCGTCCGGGCCCCGGTGTATCCGCTCAAGGGTTACTCGTTGACCCTGCCGATCGTCGATGCCGACATGGCGCCGGCCTCGACCATCCTCGACGAGACCTACAAGGTCGCCATCACCCGTTTCGACGATCGCATCCGCGTCGGCGGCATGGCCGAGATCGCCGGTTTCGACCTGAGCCTCAACCCGCGCCGGCGCGCGACCCTGGAGATGATCGTCGGTGACCTCTATCCCCAGGGCGGCGACCTCAGTCAGGTGGAGTTCTGGACCGGCCTGCGCCCGGCGACCCCGGACGGCACGCCGATCGTCGGCGCCACCAGCTTCCGCAACCTGTTCCTCAACACCGGTCACGGCACTCTGGGCTGGACCATGGCCTGCGGCTCCGGCCGTTTCCTCGCCGATCTGATGGCCAACAAGCGCCCGCAGATCAGCGCCGAAGGCCTGGATATCTTCCGTTACGGCAAGGCCCAGGAAGCCCCCAAGCATGTCAGCCCGGTGCCTGCGCACTGA
- a CDS encoding acetyl-CoA hydrolase/transferase C-terminal domain-containing protein codes for MPEPCSIEQAVDRVLGSIEGPIRLGLPLGLGKPNRWVNALYARIKQLPERQLTIYTALCLGRPRASQELQRRFLEPFVARVYGDYPELDFLADLHDDLVPANVRIEQFFLEPGSLLDSPAAQYDYNSCNYSQVARDLDAKGVNLIAQLVARDPQRPRHFSLSCNPDISLDLLPLLAKRRAAGDSILCLAQVHDELPYMTGPAEVSRDCFDLVLRESECGPLFSMPNLPVTLQDQCIGLHASSLVRDGGTLQIGIGALGDALTAALLARHTDNAAYRAGLEALQGGLWGAQIAAIGGQGPFAEGLYGCSEMFVNGLLALAEAGVLRRRVYPELRLQQLAAAGGLDEEGRPRSVQALLDAGLPARLDAAALAWLQASGLLDATPQLRGERLQLSDGRELAADLADPYTQAALRPHLGPAQGGVLLHGGFFLGPADFYQRLRDLDAERRGRFAMTGIGFVNQLYGEEALKRLQRRDARFVNSVFAMTLLGAGVADQLEDGRVLSGVGGQHDFVVQAQALEGARSILLLRSWRESAGRLSSNILWSYGHVTIPRHLRDIVVSEYGIADLRCKTDAEVIEALLAISDSRFQPELIEQAQRVGKLPRDFRLDPRFAHNTPARLQAVQTGYPELFVEYPLGSDFCREERDLLRALNWLKGKFKLSEALELGKAALEAPPADDFARHLARMGLAEPDGWREELYQRLLLAGLHATIPES; via the coding sequence ATGCCGGAGCCGTGTTCCATCGAGCAGGCCGTCGATCGCGTGCTGGGTAGCATCGAGGGTCCCATCCGCCTGGGGCTGCCCTTGGGCCTGGGCAAGCCGAACCGCTGGGTCAATGCCCTGTACGCGCGCATCAAGCAGCTGCCGGAGCGCCAGCTGACCATCTACACCGCGCTGTGCCTGGGCCGCCCACGGGCCAGCCAGGAGTTGCAGCGACGCTTTCTCGAGCCCTTCGTCGCGCGGGTCTACGGCGACTATCCCGAGCTGGACTTCCTCGCCGACCTGCATGACGACCTGGTGCCGGCCAACGTGCGCATCGAGCAGTTCTTCCTCGAGCCGGGCAGCCTGCTGGACAGCCCGGCGGCGCAGTACGACTACAACAGCTGCAACTACAGCCAGGTCGCCCGCGACCTCGATGCCAAGGGGGTCAACCTGATCGCCCAGCTGGTCGCCCGGGACCCGCAACGCCCGCGGCACTTCAGCCTGAGCTGCAACCCGGACATCAGCCTCGACCTGCTGCCCCTGCTGGCCAAGCGTCGCGCGGCCGGCGACAGCATCCTGTGCCTGGCCCAGGTGCACGATGAGCTGCCGTACATGACCGGGCCGGCGGAAGTCTCCCGCGACTGTTTCGACCTGGTGCTGCGGGAGTCTGAGTGCGGCCCGCTGTTTTCCATGCCGAACCTGCCGGTGACCCTGCAGGATCAGTGCATCGGTCTGCATGCCAGCAGCCTGGTGCGTGACGGCGGCACCCTGCAGATCGGCATCGGCGCCCTGGGCGATGCGCTGACCGCCGCGCTGCTGGCGCGCCACACCGACAATGCGGCCTACCGCGCCGGACTGGAGGCGTTGCAGGGAGGCCTGTGGGGCGCGCAGATCGCCGCCATCGGTGGCCAGGGCCCCTTCGCCGAGGGCCTGTACGGCTGCAGCGAGATGTTCGTCAACGGCCTGCTGGCCCTGGCCGAGGCCGGGGTGTTGCGCCGCCGCGTCTACCCGGAGCTGCGTCTGCAGCAACTGGCCGCCGCCGGCGGGTTGGACGAGGAGGGGCGCCCCCGCAGCGTGCAGGCGCTGCTCGATGCCGGCCTGCCGGCGCGCCTGGACGCCGCCGCTCTGGCCTGGCTGCAGGCCAGCGGCCTGCTGGACGCCACGCCGCAGCTGCGCGGCGAGCGCCTGCAGCTGAGCGATGGCCGCGAGCTGGCGGCCGACCTGGCCGACCCCTACACCCAGGCCGCCCTGCGCCCGCACCTGGGCCCGGCGCAGGGCGGGGTGCTGCTGCACGGCGGCTTCTTCCTCGGTCCCGCGGATTTCTACCAGCGCCTGCGCGACCTGGATGCCGAGCGGCGCGGGCGCTTCGCCATGACCGGCATCGGTTTCGTCAACCAGCTGTATGGCGAGGAGGCGCTCAAGCGCCTGCAGCGCCGCGATGCGCGCTTCGTCAACAGCGTCTTCGCCATGACCCTGCTCGGCGCCGGGGTGGCCGACCAGCTGGAGGACGGGCGGGTGCTCAGCGGGGTCGGCGGCCAGCACGACTTCGTCGTCCAGGCCCAGGCCCTGGAGGGCGCGCGCTCGATCCTGCTGCTGCGCAGTTGGCGCGAGTCGGCCGGGCGCCTGAGTTCCAACATCCTCTGGAGCTATGGCCACGTCACCATCCCACGCCACCTGCGCGACATCGTGGTGAGCGAGTACGGCATCGCCGACCTGCGCTGCAAGACCGACGCCGAGGTGATCGAGGCGCTGCTCGCCATCAGCGACTCGCGCTTCCAGCCCGAACTGATCGAGCAGGCGCAGCGGGTCGGCAAACTGCCGCGGGATTTTCGCCTCGATCCGCGTTTCGCCCACAACACGCCGGCGCGCCTGCAGGCCGTGCAGACAGGCTATCCGGAGTTGTTCGTCGAGTATCCGCTGGGCAGCGACTTCTGCCGCGAGGAGCGCGATCTGCTAAGGGCGCTGAACTGGCTGAAGGGCAAGTTCAAGCTCAGCGAGGCGCTGGAACTGGGCAAGGCCGCCCTGGAGGCGCCGCCGGCGGACGATTTCGCCCGTCACCTGGCGCGCATGGGCCTGGCCGAACCGGACGGCTGGCGCGAGGAGCTGTATCAGCGCCTGCTGCTGGCCGGCCTGCACGCGACTATTCCAGAAAGCTGA
- the dadR gene encoding transcriptional regulator DadR, whose translation MRTQHQSRRELDKIDRNILRILQEDGRISFTELGERVGLSTTPCTERVRRLEREGIIMGYHARLNPQHLKASLLVFVEISLDYKSGDTFEEFRRAVLKLPHVLECHLVSGDFDYLVKARINEMASYRKLLGDILLKLPHVRESKSYIVMEEVKESLALPVPE comes from the coding sequence ATGCGCACCCAGCACCAGAGCCGTCGCGAACTGGACAAGATCGATCGCAATATCCTGCGCATCCTTCAGGAGGACGGGCGCATTTCCTTCACCGAGCTGGGCGAGCGGGTCGGCCTGTCCACCACGCCCTGCACCGAGCGGGTCCGCCGCCTGGAGCGCGAAGGCATCATCATGGGCTACCACGCCCGCCTCAATCCGCAGCACCTCAAGGCCAGCCTGCTGGTGTTCGTCGAGATCAGCCTGGACTACAAGTCCGGCGACACCTTCGAGGAGTTCCGCCGCGCCGTGCTCAAGCTGCCCCACGTGCTGGAGTGCCACCTGGTGTCCGGCGACTTCGATTACCTGGTGAAGGCGCGGATCAACGAGATGGCCAGCTACCGCAAGCTGCTCGGCGACATCCTGCTCAAGCTGCCCCACGTGCGCGAGTCGAAGAGCTACATCGTCATGGAGGAGGTCAAGGAGTCTCTGGCCCTGCCGGTGCCGGAGTAG
- a CDS encoding c-type cytochrome, producing the protein MNLISKMLVAPAAVLALWAVTAQAATNDEIAARLKPVGEVCVMGEECKGVEAVAASAGGGARTADDIVAKHCGACHSAGVLGAPKIGDTAAWQARATNGIDGLLAHAISGLNAMPPKGTCGDCSDDELRGAIEKMSGL; encoded by the coding sequence GTGAACCTAATTAGCAAGATGCTGGTGGCCCCGGCCGCCGTATTGGCCCTGTGGGCAGTGACTGCGCAGGCCGCGACCAACGACGAGATCGCCGCGCGCCTCAAGCCGGTCGGCGAAGTCTGCGTGATGGGCGAGGAATGCAAGGGCGTCGAGGCGGTCGCAGCTAGCGCCGGCGGCGGCGCGCGCACCGCCGACGACATCGTCGCCAAGCACTGCGGCGCCTGTCACAGCGCCGGCGTACTGGGCGCGCCGAAGATCGGCGACACCGCCGCCTGGCAGGCGCGCGCCACCAATGGCATCGATGGCCTGCTGGCCCATGCCATCTCCGGCCTCAACGCCATGCCGCCGAAAGGCACCTGTGGCGACTGCTCGGACGACGAGCTGCGCGGCGCCATCGAGAAGATGTCCGGCCTGTAA
- the rep gene encoding DNA helicase Rep: MSRLNPRQQEAVNYVGGPLLVLAGAGSGKTSVITRKIAHLVQNCGIRAQHIVAMTFTNKAAREMKERVGTLLKGAEARGLTVSTFHNLGMNIIRKEYARLGYKPGFSIFDEGDIKALLSDIMQKEYAGDDGIDEIKNYIGSWKNDLVLPDQALAEARGPKEQTAAIVYLHYQRTLKAYNAVDFDDLILLPVKLFQEHADILEKWQNRIRYLLVDEYQDTNASQYLLVKLLVGMRNQFTVVGDDDQSIYAWRGARPENLMLLKEDYPSLKVVMLEQNYRSTSRILKCANVLIANNPHAFEKQLWSEMGMGDEIRVIRCRNEDAECERVALEILTEHLRTQRPYSDFAILYRGNYQAKLMELKLQHHQIPYRLSGGTSFFARQEVKDLMSYFRLLVNPDDDNAFLRVINVPRREIGSTTLEKLGNYATERKISMYAAAGEIGLGEHLDSRFTERLARFTRWMDGVRQQCAQNDPIAAIRSMVMDIDYENWLRQNASSDKVADARMGNVWFLVDALKNTLERDEDGDMTIEDAIGKLVLRDMLERQQEEEEGAEGVQMMTLHASKGLEYPSVYILGVEEDILPHRSSIEADTVEEERRLAYVGITRAKRNLTLTFAAKRKQYGEIVECSPSRFLDELPPEDLVWEGQEDAPAEVKAATGNSALANMRALLKKA, encoded by the coding sequence ATGTCCCGACTGAACCCCCGGCAACAGGAAGCCGTGAACTACGTCGGCGGCCCGCTTCTGGTGCTCGCCGGCGCCGGCTCCGGCAAGACCAGCGTGATCACGCGCAAGATCGCCCACCTGGTGCAGAACTGCGGCATCCGCGCCCAGCACATCGTCGCCATGACCTTCACCAACAAGGCCGCCCGCGAGATGAAGGAGCGCGTCGGCACCCTGCTCAAGGGCGCCGAGGCCCGCGGCCTGACGGTGTCGACCTTCCACAACCTAGGCATGAACATCATCCGCAAGGAATACGCCCGGCTGGGCTACAAGCCGGGCTTCTCGATCTTCGACGAGGGCGACATCAAGGCCCTGCTGTCGGACATCATGCAGAAGGAGTACGCCGGCGACGACGGCATCGACGAGATCAAGAACTACATCGGCAGCTGGAAGAACGACCTGGTCCTCCCCGACCAGGCCCTGGCCGAGGCACGCGGGCCCAAGGAGCAGACCGCGGCCATCGTCTACCTGCACTACCAGCGCACCCTCAAGGCCTACAACGCGGTGGACTTCGACGACCTGATCCTGCTGCCGGTGAAGCTGTTCCAGGAGCACGCCGACATCCTGGAAAAATGGCAGAACCGCATCCGCTACCTGCTGGTCGACGAATACCAGGACACCAACGCCAGCCAGTACCTGCTGGTGAAGCTGCTGGTGGGCATGCGCAACCAGTTCACCGTGGTCGGCGACGACGACCAGTCGATCTACGCCTGGCGCGGCGCCCGCCCGGAAAACCTGATGCTGCTGAAGGAGGACTACCCCTCGCTGAAGGTGGTGATGCTGGAGCAGAACTACCGCTCCACCAGCCGCATCCTCAAGTGCGCCAACGTGCTGATCGCCAACAACCCCCACGCCTTCGAGAAGCAGCTGTGGAGCGAGATGGGCATGGGCGACGAGATCCGCGTGATCCGCTGCCGCAACGAGGACGCCGAGTGCGAGCGGGTGGCCCTGGAGATCCTCACCGAGCACCTGCGCACCCAGCGGCCCTACAGCGACTTCGCCATCCTCTACCGCGGCAACTATCAGGCCAAGCTGATGGAGCTCAAATTGCAGCACCACCAGATCCCCTATCGCCTGAGCGGCGGCACCAGCTTCTTCGCCCGCCAGGAGGTGAAGGACCTGATGAGCTACTTCCGCCTGCTGGTCAACCCGGACGACGACAACGCCTTTTTGCGGGTGATCAACGTGCCGCGCCGGGAGATCGGCTCCACCACCCTGGAGAAGCTCGGCAACTACGCCACCGAGCGCAAGATCAGCATGTACGCCGCCGCCGGCGAAATCGGCCTCGGCGAGCACCTCGACAGTCGCTTTACCGAGCGCCTGGCGCGCTTCACCCGCTGGATGGACGGGGTACGCCAGCAGTGTGCGCAGAACGATCCGATCGCCGCGATCCGCAGCATGGTGATGGACATCGACTACGAGAACTGGCTGCGCCAGAACGCCTCCAGCGACAAGGTCGCCGACGCGCGCATGGGCAACGTCTGGTTCCTCGTCGACGCGTTGAAGAACACCCTGGAGCGCGACGAGGACGGCGACATGACCATCGAGGACGCCATCGGCAAGCTGGTACTGCGCGACATGCTCGAGCGCCAGCAGGAGGAGGAGGAAGGCGCCGAGGGCGTGCAGATGATGACCCTGCATGCCTCCAAGGGCCTGGAATACCCCTCGGTGTACATCCTCGGCGTAGAGGAGGACATCCTCCCGCACCGCTCCAGCATCGAGGCCGACACCGTCGAGGAAGAGCGGCGCCTGGCCTATGTCGGCATCACCCGGGCCAAGCGCAACCTGACCCTGACCTTCGCCGCCAAACGCAAACAGTACGGCGAGATCGTCGAGTGCTCGCCGAGCCGCTTCCTCGACGAACTGCCGCCGGAAGACCTGGTCTGGGAAGGCCAGGAAGACGCCCCCGCCGAGGTCAAGGCCGCCACCGGCAACTCGGCGCTGGCCAACATGCGCGCCCTGCTGAAAAAGGCCTGA